GTCACCATCAGCGGCAAGCAGTTCGTCGGCATCGCCGACGACGCCATCATCATCGAGAACTGCAACAACGTCACCGTCACGGCCAACGATTTCTCGGGTGATGTGGGCGGTGTCTATGTCGTGAACTCGACGAACGTCACGGTGACCTGGAACAGGTTCCAGAACATCGGTGACGGCACGATCGGCTCCGGGCACTCCAACTACGTCCAGTTCAACCGCTCGACCGGCGGGTACATCGCCCACAACAAGGGCGTGGGTGGCAACACCGAGGACATGATCTCGCTCTTCCAGTCCGGCGGAGCCTCCGCCTCCAGCCCGCTCATCGTGGAATACAACGCCTTCCAGGGGACGAACTGGAGCTCCGGCTCTGGCTCCGGAACGATGCCCGGGGACGCAGGCGGCTCCCACATCGTCGTTCGATACAACACGTACCTCAACCCTGGCCAGGTTGGCATCGGTGTTCCGGGGGGGTCCGACATCCACATCCTCAACAACACCATCTACGGCGCGCAGCGCGCGAAGTCCAACGTCGGGATCTACGTCTGGAATCAGGGTTCCGGGACATGCTCCGGGATCGAGGCCGGCGGGAACCGGGTCTTCTGGATCAAGGCGAGCGGACAGTCGAACCCGGCCTGGAACGCGGGCAACTGCGGGACCGTGAGTGGCTGGGACACGAATATCTGGCAGGACTCGTCCATCGATCCGGCCACGCTCCAGGTCGCCTTGTAGGCGGGAACACGACAGCTACCGGACCACGGAGATCGCGCCGCTACTGGGCTTCAGCCTCGGTAGCGGCGCGATCTCCTTGTGAATACCTCCCGGATGGCGTGACGCAGGCGCTGCGGGAAGAGCCAGACCTGGGCGAAGGTGACGAGCTCGAGGAGGTGCGGCCTGCCGTACCGGAACGCCTCGCGGGCGATCAGCCGGAACGCGCTCCGATCGCCGCTTGCCGCCGCCATGGAGCTCACGAGGCCCATCTGAACCGCCGCGTACGCGCGGGGGGTGAACAACTCACGATTGGACCTGGTCCACTCGAATGTCGGACGCCAGCCGGGTCTCAGGCTGATCCGTGGGCGATCGACATCCTCGTACCAGATCGAGAGCGGCTCAGCCGCGCACGTGACCGATGTGCCCGCTACTCGCGTGGCGCGCAGGACCCAGTCCATGTCGTCGAAGCGGAAACCCGCCCTGAACGGAACGGACCGGAAGAGTTCGGTGGGGGCGAGCAGCGTCGAGGACTGGAGATACCCCTCGCCGTGGAAGGCATGATGCCGCACCGTGAGGTACTCGCTCATCGGCTCGTCCGGTCGAGGCAGTCGTCGCGGCAGGACGAGATCGGCTCCCGGGGTCCTTGCGATGAGGCGACTCCCCACGATCGGCAGGCGCGCCGGCGAGGTCGTGGCCAGGTCGAGCTGGATCCGGAGCTTGTCGGGCAGCCACTCGTCATCGTCATCGAGGAGGGCGATCCAGGGGGCGGTCGCCTCGATGAACCCGCGGTTGCGGGCACCCGCCGGGCCGACGTTCTGTGAAAGCTCGACGACGCGCAGGCGTGGGTCGCCGACCGTCTGCAGGGCGTTCACGATCGCAGGGTTCGCTCCGTCGATGACGACGATCACCTCGAGCCTCGTCTCGGACTGGGCCAGCGCGCTGGCGACGGCTCGGAGGATGAGTACGGGTCGGTCGTACGTCGCGATCACGACGGAGACGAGTGGCTCCGGCCTGCGATCGATCACGCTGGCTTCCTCGTGCGACCGTCCTGGCTCGCCAGACGCTCCGTGTGCGCGACGAACGCGGGGATGATGTTCGCCCAGTCGAGACGTTGACTGACGAGCCGGCGGCCGTTGGGCCCAATATCCCGAGGATCCTGCCCGAGGCGCTGGAGGGCGTTGGCGAGGTCGTGCGGATCCGGCCTGGTGAGGATCGCCGCGTCGTACGCGGCCAGATCGCCGGCGAGGTGCACGGACGAGGAGACGACGCATGGTACGCCGAGCGCCAGGTTCTCGACGAGGGCGATCCCGTATGACTCCCACCGAGAAGGGTGGACATAGCCATCCGCGTGCCGGAGGAACTCGGTCTTCGCGGGTCCGGAGATGACGCCGCCGAGATCCACCCAGTCCCCGATCCCGCGATCGGCGATCCGGCGCCGGAGCGCCTCGAGTCCGCCCCGGAAGTCGTAGCCGTGGAGCCGCAACCTCGGCCGGCGCTCTGGCGGCAGCAGGACCAGCGCGTCGATGAGGATGTCGAGGCCCTTGTGCCACGGATCATATCGGCCGACCCAGGACAGGTACCCTCCACCCCCGGCCCAGTGCGTGTCGGGCAGGTCGAAACCGGTCGGGAGGACGATGAACGAGGCGCGGGGCGCGAGGCGGCGGATCCCCGGCAGCTCGGAGTCGAAGAATGCGTGGACGGCTGCCGCCCGTTCAAGGAGGCGACGTTCGAAGTACTCCCGGAGGCGCACCGGCGGGCGCAGATAGGACCGCCAGGCCGGTTCGTACACCCCGTGCGGCATGACGACATACGGGACGCCGGCACGTCGAGCTGCCCGCGCGGCCACATGGTTGGATGGCACCCAACCCTCATGGAGGATGAGGATGTCGCCACGCCGGAGCCACCGTTCGAGGGCCACCGGATGCCTCGTCAGACGTCCGAGGCCACGGTGTGGGACGACGCTCTCCGCGAGTCCCGGCGTGGGATTGTCATCGTCGGGGCTGAACCGGCGGTCAGGCTCGAGCGACGATCCCCCATGGAGGACCGCGACGTCGATGCCCGCGCGAGCTTGGGCCCGAGCCCAGGACCAGAGGGCGAGCGTCACCCCCGAGTCCTCCCGTGCCGTGGGGTAGTAGTGGACGATACGCATGGTCAGGCCGCTCCGAGATCGCGGCGATAGGTCGCGTCGAGCTCTGGCCACGGCGCATGCGGCGCGATGAGGTCGCGGATGCGCGCGCTGGCGCGGTCCGCCAACGCCGCGGCATGGTCGCGATCCGTGAGTTCGATGATCCGGGCAGCCGCCGCCTCGACATCGTCGGCGAAGGCGCCCGAGTCGCCGAGCAGCCAGCGCAGGCTCGGGAGTGCTGAGCAGAGGACGGGGCGGCCTACCCACATCGCCTCCTCAACCGCGAAGGACACGCCCTCGAACCAGCTGAACAGGACCACGCTCCGCGCACGATCGAGCGCGGTCTGAACATCGTCGATGTGCCCCACCAGTTCGATCGGGGCCCGAAGCTCGCCGATCAGCCGCTCGATCTCGTCGCGCCTCGGTCCGCCGCCGGCCATGATCCCCCGCACGGGGACCGTGTCCGCAGCGCGGCTGATGGCCCTCACGAAGAGGTCCGGGCGCTTCTGGTCGACGAGATTGCCGAACCAGAGGAACGTGGCGGGACCGTCCTGCCTGTCCATTTCCCGTCGGGAAAGCGTCTGCAGTCGCGGGCTCGCGTGGGCGAGGAACGTCCAGCCCGGGTGGGGCTCCACGCCTGCCGTGTATGCCCGGCGGGCGAGGAGCGGAACAAGCCGCAATCCTGCCCACCTCAGACGTGCGTATCCGCGCGGATCGCTCGGCATTGCGCCAGTCCCGTGAAGGGTCACGTATGGTCGGTGTCGAGTCGCTGCACGTGCCACGAGGAACGGGCGCATCCCGTGGCAGTGGATGACGTCCGGCCGGACGTCGTGAACGATCGCGCGCAGGTCCGCGACCGCTCGGGCCATCCCGCGCGCATCGCGGGCACTCCGCGGAATCGGCGTCGAGTGGTGCTCGAAGTCCAGGCCGGGCATCCACGGAATATCCCCGGGAGCGGCCAGCACCACCCGCCAACCCCGACGCGTGAACCAGCCGGACTGCTCTCGAGCCGCCGCTCCGAGACCGCCCCCCAGCGTGCCCGCCACAACGAGGAGTGACAAGCCGCCCGCTCGACTCACGGAGCGGGTGGCACGCCGGCCGCAGCCAGGATCGTGTCCTTCTGCGCGTCGGTCAGGTAGCTTCCCCCCTGCTCGGCAGGCGTGCGCTCGAAATCCGCGAGGGAGCTGAAGTTCCCGTCCCAGCTGAACCGCCAGTTCCCGGCCTCCGGGTAGGCGAACCAGAAGCGGTTGTTCGAGCCGCGGTTGTTCTGGCCAGCGCTGAACAGTGACCCGGAGAAGTCCTCGCCCCAGAATTCGCCGTAGGTGTTCGGCACCGAGACGGCGGTGACGTTGTCGTGGACATTGATGCCGGCGAGCGGCTTGACGTTCGGCCAGTCCTGGCGGTTCTGGCTGATGATCGCGATGCCCGTGCGGGCGTTCCAGGCGAGCGTGTTGTTCGAGACCTCTGTCCCGGTCGAGGAGGATACGAGGATCCCGGCGCCCCAGCCCCAGACCGCCTTGCCGTAGCCGTTGTTCCACGCCACGTTGCCAGTGATGAGTCCGTTGTAACTCACCTCTTCCATGATGCCGGCGTACGTGTTGTCGTGGACACGGTTCGCCCGGTAGACCGTGCCGCGGCAGTAGATGTCACACCAGAGGCCGGGGCCCACGTTGTGATCGACCTCGTTGCCCTGAAGGAGCAGGCCGGTCTGGACGGTCGCCTTGAGGCCACCCGCCTCCCACTCGGGGTCGAAGCCGGCGATGTTGTTATCGTGGATCCGGTTGCCACGAACGATGTTCCTCCGTCCGTCCTGCGGCGTGCCGCTGCCTCCCAGGTGGACCCCGAGCTGGCCACCGAAGCCGATGTCGTTGTTGCTGATGACGTTGTCGTTGCCGTGGTCGAGGGCCACGTCCGCGCCGTGAGCGTAGGCGAACACGTTGCCGGTCACCACGTCGCGGCCGGCGCCGTCGAGATTCCTGATGGCGCCGGTCTGCGGGGCATTGGCCGCATAGCGCATCGAGAATCCGGTCACCGTCACGTCCGGCGCGGCGATCACCACCCACGCGTCACGAACGGTGACCTCGACGAGATGGCCGGTGGGATCGCTTCCCAGGATGACCCGACGCTGTTGATCCACCGCGAACTGACCAGGTGCGGGGTTCCCCTGCGCGCGGACGAGTGGCAACCCGTCGAGGTAGACCTGCTCGGGATCCTGGCACGCCCGGCCGGACCGGCACTGCCCCCCGCCCAGGAACGTCGGGATCGCCCGGGCGCTCCGCCAATCGCCACCGGACGGCGCCCAGGCCGTCCACACGTCGCTCCCCCGGATCTCCGAGCCGGCTGAACCGCGCAGCGTGAGTGGCTTGCCGATGACGACCGTCTCACGGGCGAGACATGCGGGAACGACGACCTCCGTTCCGGGTGCGGCGGCATCGACGAGGCTCTGGATCCTCACCGTGCACGCGGAGACCGGCGGTTCCAGAGACGCCACCGCGACGGCAGTGGGAGCAGCGGCGGGATCCGGTGGCCGCGCGGACGACGCCCCGAGCAGAAGGCCGCCGATGATCACGACGGCTCCGATGCCCGCGATCACGGTGTGTCGCATCATCTGCCCATTGTGCCATCCTTCCCGGGGCCCACCCGGTAATGGGTCTCCGCCCGGCCCGCGTAGGATGGACCGGCACCCCGGGTGGACCGGCGATCCGGACGAGAGGACCTGACGACGATCCCTTCCAGATCCATCGCGATTGCCGCCTCGCATCGCCTCGCCCTGGCGACGAACGCGGCGCGCCTGACCAGGCTGGCGGCGCTCGCGATCGCCGCCGCATCGGGCGTGCTCGTGGCGGTCTGGCCTACGTCGGCGGCCGTCATCGCGGCGCTGGTCGTCGGCCTTGGGCTCGTCGCCATGGGACGCCGTGTCGTGGGCCTGTTCCACGGCGGGCTCATCGCCATCCTCGTGGGCTATGCCTTCCTCGGCAAGGGATTCGCGTACCTCGGTGTCCCGCCCCTCTATGTCGGGGAGATGGTCCTCGCCCTCGGGCTCGTCTCGATCC
This genomic stretch from Chloroflexota bacterium harbors:
- a CDS encoding glycosyltransferase family 4 protein codes for the protein MSLLVVAGTLGGGLGAAAREQSGWFTRRGWRVVLAAPGDIPWMPGLDFEHHSTPIPRSARDARGMARAVADLRAIVHDVRPDVIHCHGMRPFLVARAATRHRPYVTLHGTGAMPSDPRGYARLRWAGLRLVPLLARRAYTAGVEPHPGWTFLAHASPRLQTLSRREMDRQDGPATFLWFGNLVDQKRPDLFVRAISRAADTVPVRGIMAGGGPRRDEIERLIGELRAPIELVGHIDDVQTALDRARSVVLFSWFEGVSFAVEEAMWVGRPVLCSALPSLRWLLGDSGAFADDVEAAAARIIELTDRDHAAALADRASARIRDLIAPHAPWPELDATYRRDLGAA
- a CDS encoding right-handed parallel beta-helix repeat-containing protein; translation: TATPTPTATPTPTATPTPTPTAPPNADPWSVPFLQRTPSGQIHLTNCSNVTISGKQFVGIADDAIIIENCNNVTVTANDFSGDVGGVYVVNSTNVTVTWNRFQNIGDGTIGSGHSNYVQFNRSTGGYIAHNKGVGGNTEDMISLFQSGGASASSPLIVEYNAFQGTNWSSGSGSGTMPGDAGGSHIVVRYNTYLNPGQVGIGVPGGSDIHILNNTIYGAQRAKSNVGIYVWNQGSGTCSGIEAGGNRVFWIKASGQSNPAWNAGNCGTVSGWDTNIWQDSSIDPATLQVAL
- a CDS encoding glycosyltransferase, producing MRIVHYYPTAREDSGVTLALWSWARAQARAGIDVAVLHGGSSLEPDRRFSPDDDNPTPGLAESVVPHRGLGRLTRHPVALERWLRRGDILILHEGWVPSNHVAARAARRAGVPYVVMPHGVYEPAWRSYLRPPVRLREYFERRLLERAAAVHAFFDSELPGIRRLAPRASFIVLPTGFDLPDTHWAGGGGYLSWVGRYDPWHKGLDILIDALVLLPPERRPRLRLHGYDFRGGLEALRRRIADRGIGDWVDLGGVISGPAKTEFLRHADGYVHPSRWESYGIALVENLALGVPCVVSSSVHLAGDLAAYDAAILTRPDPHDLANALQRLGQDPRDIGPNGRRLVSQRLDWANIIPAFVAHTERLASQDGRTRKPA
- a CDS encoding glycosyltransferase family 2 protein: MDRRPEPLVSVVIATYDRPVLILRAVASALAQSETRLEVIVVIDGANPAIVNALQTVGDPRLRVVELSQNVGPAGARNRGFIEATAPWIALLDDDDEWLPDKLRIQLDLATTSPARLPIVGSRLIARTPGADLVLPRRLPRPDEPMSEYLTVRHHAFHGEGYLQSSTLLAPTELFRSVPFRAGFRFDDMDWVLRATRVAGTSVTCAAEPLSIWYEDVDRPRISLRPGWRPTFEWTRSNRELFTPRAYAAVQMGLVSSMAAASGDRSAFRLIAREAFRYGRPHLLELVTFAQVWLFPQRLRHAIREVFTRRSRRYRG
- a CDS encoding right-handed parallel beta-helix repeat-containing protein yields the protein MIAGIGAVVIIGGLLLGASSARPPDPAAAPTAVAVASLEPPVSACTVRIQSLVDAAAPGTEVVVPACLARETVVIGKPLTLRGSAGSEIRGSDVWTAWAPSGGDWRSARAIPTFLGGGQCRSGRACQDPEQVYLDGLPLVRAQGNPAPGQFAVDQQRRVILGSDPTGHLVEVTVRDAWVVIAAPDVTVTGFSMRYAANAPQTGAIRNLDGAGRDVVTGNVFAYAHGADVALDHGNDNVISNNDIGFGGQLGVHLGGSGTPQDGRRNIVRGNRIHDNNIAGFDPEWEAGGLKATVQTGLLLQGNEVDHNVGPGLWCDIYCRGTVYRANRVHDNTYAGIMEEVSYNGLITGNVAWNNGYGKAVWGWGAGILVSSSTGTEVSNNTLAWNARTGIAIISQNRQDWPNVKPLAGINVHDNVTAVSVPNTYGEFWGEDFSGSLFSAGQNNRGSNNRFWFAYPEAGNWRFSWDGNFSSLADFERTPAEQGGSYLTDAQKDTILAAAGVPPAP